In a single window of the Hoyosella subflava DQS3-9A1 genome:
- a CDS encoding RDD family protein yields the protein MATAGGMRNYGIALEPAGLKVRFAARIIDCGFSLALGAATYLVLSLAGVPDAVAAAPSALFAFLYFVLFEVTTGSTPGKRLFGLLVEGTGSEFRPTLIEATIRNAFMLLGLIPVAGIVLWLSAATVIALTISANSHKQGLHDQLANGTQVLRAT from the coding sequence GTGGCTACCGCGGGCGGGATGCGCAACTATGGGATCGCACTCGAGCCTGCCGGACTGAAGGTGCGGTTCGCAGCCCGCATCATCGACTGTGGCTTTTCCCTCGCTCTTGGCGCGGCCACCTACCTCGTGCTCTCCCTCGCCGGTGTGCCCGACGCTGTCGCCGCCGCCCCTTCCGCGCTGTTCGCTTTCCTGTACTTCGTCCTCTTCGAAGTCACGACTGGTTCAACTCCCGGCAAGCGGCTCTTCGGTCTCCTCGTTGAGGGCACGGGGTCGGAGTTCCGGCCCACGCTGATCGAAGCCACGATCCGCAACGCGTTTATGCTCCTGGGACTGATCCCTGTCGCTGGCATCGTGCTCTGGCTTTCAGCGGCCACCGTCATCGCCTTGACGATCAGCGCGAACTCACACAAACAGGGGCTGCATGATCAACTCGCCAACGGCACACAAGTGCTGCGTGCCACCTGA
- a CDS encoding wax ester/triacylglycerol synthase family O-acyltransferase gives MEWEQIFDEGHTWRVRAQLADRPGSLAQVAARLSERRCNLLSVTVLPVSAWAEAGSVMDEFVLRAPVDLDATDIAALITGDGVECVGITTASVNGLVDSETAVLRAGLAALTGKVPVSDAITRLLGADSVSLETMPDGPLDGVVLSENGHVAHIPLDSRHCIVAMREWAPFADGEVARVGALLDLVSEPEPALPESPRSAARVPEAARTTRQLSSLDVQFLNAENDTTFLHVGGLTLLDPSALPSGKLTVDAVRNVIRSRLHLIGPLRWRLRKVPLGLDFPYWDDTIDPDLGYHIRSVSVPAPGTETQLCDLVAELSARQLDRSRPLWEFYLISGLADGKQALYSKVHHAVIDGVSGAEVMAAVMDLTPEPFHVPPACGAVTQHAAPSMMNMLKAGAMKSVLRPVASVRQVQRVLPHLLDIPGVGALPGAARAGREAKRLLRRNAESIPRPGTPPKVVFNERITAARSFAYASVPLSDVKSIKNALGFTVNDVVMALCTTALRQWLLDHDALPDAPIVVGMPVSVRTPEQHGTAGNQISFMPTTLPTHEPDPGRRLELIRPVLDAAKTRFSRAPASLLHDVTAMIPQLLDGIITRTVFRAATSVTMPFNLLISNVPGPQLPLYVAGARVLANYPVSVISDISGAINITVMSYDGHLDFGILACPSIIPDVESFTHYLEQALKELRVLAEVDDLSVR, from the coding sequence ATGGAGTGGGAGCAGATCTTCGACGAGGGACATACGTGGCGGGTGCGAGCTCAGCTCGCTGACCGGCCAGGCTCACTAGCGCAGGTGGCGGCGCGCCTCTCGGAACGCCGGTGCAACCTGCTGTCCGTGACGGTCCTCCCGGTCTCAGCATGGGCGGAAGCCGGCAGCGTGATGGACGAGTTCGTCCTCCGTGCACCCGTCGACCTCGATGCGACGGACATCGCCGCACTGATCACTGGGGACGGCGTGGAATGCGTCGGCATCACCACTGCATCCGTCAACGGTCTCGTCGACAGCGAGACGGCTGTTTTGCGGGCGGGCCTTGCGGCACTGACCGGAAAGGTACCCGTGTCCGACGCGATCACCCGACTGCTCGGCGCGGATTCAGTGTCACTCGAGACGATGCCGGACGGACCGCTCGACGGTGTCGTGCTGAGCGAGAACGGCCATGTCGCCCACATACCACTCGATTCGCGCCACTGCATTGTTGCCATGCGTGAATGGGCTCCGTTCGCAGACGGTGAAGTGGCTCGGGTGGGTGCGCTGCTCGATCTCGTGAGTGAGCCCGAACCGGCGCTGCCTGAATCGCCGCGGAGTGCGGCGCGGGTACCCGAGGCGGCGCGCACCACACGGCAGCTCAGCTCGCTCGACGTACAGTTCCTCAATGCAGAGAACGACACTACGTTCCTGCATGTAGGGGGACTGACACTGCTTGACCCGTCCGCCCTGCCCAGCGGAAAGCTCACCGTCGATGCGGTGCGGAACGTAATCAGGAGCCGACTCCACCTGATTGGCCCGCTGCGATGGCGGCTGCGCAAGGTCCCGCTTGGCCTCGACTTTCCCTACTGGGATGACACGATCGACCCTGACCTCGGCTACCACATCCGGTCCGTCTCCGTGCCCGCACCCGGCACGGAAACGCAGCTTTGCGACCTCGTTGCCGAACTTTCGGCGCGGCAACTCGACCGATCGCGGCCCCTGTGGGAGTTCTACCTGATCTCAGGCTTGGCGGACGGTAAACAGGCCCTGTACTCCAAGGTGCACCACGCGGTAATCGACGGAGTGTCCGGCGCCGAGGTCATGGCTGCGGTCATGGACCTCACCCCGGAGCCTTTCCATGTCCCCCCAGCGTGCGGAGCCGTCACGCAGCACGCCGCACCGAGCATGATGAACATGCTCAAGGCGGGCGCTATGAAGTCGGTCCTGCGTCCGGTTGCCTCGGTACGCCAGGTTCAGCGCGTGCTCCCACACCTGCTTGATATACCGGGTGTGGGCGCGTTACCTGGTGCGGCACGCGCTGGAAGGGAGGCGAAGCGGTTGCTGCGGCGGAACGCGGAGAGCATTCCGCGGCCTGGCACGCCTCCGAAAGTGGTCTTCAATGAGCGGATTACTGCGGCACGTTCGTTCGCGTATGCGTCAGTTCCGCTTTCGGATGTGAAATCCATCAAGAATGCGCTCGGCTTCACCGTCAATGACGTCGTGATGGCGCTGTGTACCACGGCGCTGCGGCAGTGGCTGCTCGATCACGACGCGCTGCCTGACGCGCCGATCGTCGTGGGAATGCCGGTGTCTGTCCGCACACCGGAGCAGCATGGCACCGCGGGCAACCAGATCTCCTTCATGCCCACCACGCTGCCCACACACGAGCCGGACCCGGGACGTCGGCTGGAGCTGATCCGCCCAGTTCTTGACGCTGCTAAAACCCGCTTTTCGAGAGCGCCCGCATCGCTGCTCCACGACGTGACCGCGATGATCCCGCAGTTGCTCGACGGCATTATCACCCGAACGGTTTTCCGGGCCGCGACCTCCGTAACAATGCCATTTAACTTGCTGATCTCGAATGTCCCCGGGCCACAGTTGCCGCTCTACGTCGCAGGTGCACGAGTGCTGGCGAACTATCCTGTGTCCGTCATCTCCGATATCAGTGGCGCGATCAACATCACCGTGATGTCGTACGACGGACACCTCGATTTCGGGATCCTCGCATGTCCGTCCATTATCCCAGACGTCGAATCATTCACACACTATCTGGAGCAGGCCCTCAAAGAACTGCGCGTCCTCGCGGAGGTCGACGACCTCTCGGTGAGGTAG
- the ygiD gene encoding 4,5-DOPA-extradiol-dioxygenase: MPAAFLGHGNPMNALERNRYTEAWRSFGESVPAPRAILVISAHWYTNATVVTGMSAPRTIHDFYGFPQELFDVEYPAPGMPELATEVADAVSPTWVGCDVDSWGIDHGTWSILLHAFPEARIPVVQLSLNAFKSFDHHLELGRKLGALRDSGVLIIGSGNIVHNLRAVDFSKAGFGFDWARRFDDAARDILTTSPAEVTALDGHADFALAVPTPDHYLPLLYIAGLAQDEPLKPLVDGHEAGSISMASYTLG, encoded by the coding sequence ATGCCCGCGGCGTTCCTCGGACATGGCAACCCCATGAACGCGCTCGAACGCAACCGCTACACCGAGGCCTGGCGCAGCTTCGGTGAATCAGTTCCGGCCCCGCGAGCGATCCTCGTGATCTCGGCACACTGGTACACCAACGCCACCGTCGTTACGGGCATGTCCGCGCCACGCACGATTCACGACTTCTATGGGTTCCCCCAGGAACTCTTCGACGTCGAATACCCCGCACCAGGTATGCCGGAACTCGCCACCGAGGTTGCCGATGCCGTCAGTCCCACGTGGGTCGGCTGCGACGTCGACAGCTGGGGTATCGACCACGGGACCTGGTCAATCCTGCTCCACGCGTTCCCCGAAGCCCGCATACCCGTCGTGCAGCTCTCGCTGAACGCATTCAAAAGCTTCGATCACCACCTTGAACTAGGGCGGAAGCTCGGGGCGCTGCGCGACAGCGGGGTGCTTATCATCGGCAGCGGCAATATCGTTCACAACCTTCGCGCCGTCGATTTCAGTAAGGCAGGATTCGGGTTCGATTGGGCTCGGAGATTCGATGACGCCGCTCGCGACATCCTCACCACCTCGCCCGCTGAGGTGACTGCCCTCGATGGGCACGCAGACTTCGCGCTGGCCGTTCCTACGCCTGACCACTACCTTCCACTGCTATACATAGCCGGTCTTGCCCAGGACGAACCACTTAAACCATTGGTCGACGGTCACGAGGCAGGGTCGATTTCCATGGCGTCGTACACCCTCGGGTAG
- a CDS encoding exodeoxyribonuclease III, protein MRVATWNVNSVKQRVPRLLPWLDDRQPDVVCLQELKLTDDAFADLLGAELESRGYQWAVSGEVQWNGVALLSRAGLDDPVVGITGAPGFPHPEARAVSAVCDGIRVYSLYVPNGREPDSDHYRYKLEWLAALRDMVADRPGDSLVCGDMNIAPADADVFDPAAYVGHTHVTKPERDALAQLHALGLRDLLRERWPDERVFTYWDYRAGMFHKDLGMRIDLILGSEPVSERVRAAWVDRHARKGKGPSDHAPVIVDLDAAPDGDIGPLVPPPSSRQAKTSGVKLPQSR, encoded by the coding sequence GTGAGAGTCGCTACGTGGAACGTCAACTCTGTGAAGCAGCGCGTGCCCCGGTTACTTCCGTGGCTCGATGACCGCCAGCCTGACGTGGTGTGTCTGCAGGAACTGAAACTCACTGACGATGCGTTCGCCGACCTGCTTGGCGCCGAACTCGAAAGCCGCGGCTACCAGTGGGCCGTCAGCGGTGAGGTCCAGTGGAACGGGGTGGCTTTGCTTTCGCGCGCAGGACTCGACGATCCAGTAGTGGGCATCACGGGCGCACCCGGATTTCCGCACCCCGAAGCGCGCGCCGTCTCAGCGGTGTGCGACGGCATCAGGGTGTACTCGCTGTACGTGCCCAATGGCCGAGAGCCAGACTCCGATCACTACCGCTACAAGCTCGAATGGCTCGCAGCACTGCGGGATATGGTGGCAGACCGTCCGGGGGATTCACTTGTCTGCGGTGATATGAACATCGCCCCCGCTGATGCCGACGTGTTCGACCCCGCCGCGTATGTTGGCCACACGCACGTCACCAAACCGGAGCGCGACGCTCTCGCGCAATTGCATGCCCTAGGTTTGCGGGATCTTCTGCGCGAACGCTGGCCCGACGAGCGCGTCTTCACTTACTGGGATTACCGCGCGGGAATGTTTCACAAAGACCTTGGCATGCGAATCGACCTGATTCTCGGCAGCGAACCCGTCAGCGAACGAGTGCGTGCGGCGTGGGTTGACCGCCATGCGCGCAAAGGAAAAGGTCCCAGCGACCACGCTCCGGTCATCGTCGACCTCGACGCTGCGCCAGACGGCGACATCGGGCCGCTCGTCCCGCCCCCGTCGTCGCGGCAGGCGAAGACATCAGGAGTGAAGCTCCCCCAGTCCCGATAG
- a CDS encoding VOC family protein has translation MKASAPAPTVWPTLQARSAKELIDWLTTVLGFEATAVYTEGDTVVHAQLDWPEGGGVMLGDNSPKEFSREPGTGLCYVVTDHVDALFEKAKAAGAKIIHEPVDQDYGNREFLVADPEGNLWSFGAYRGEPRK, from the coding sequence GCCGACGCTGCAGGCACGCAGCGCGAAGGAACTTATTGATTGGCTCACCACGGTTCTCGGCTTTGAGGCGACCGCCGTCTACACCGAGGGCGACACCGTCGTGCACGCTCAACTTGATTGGCCTGAAGGCGGCGGAGTCATGCTCGGCGACAACAGTCCGAAGGAATTCTCCCGCGAGCCGGGGACAGGTCTGTGCTATGTCGTTACCGACCATGTCGACGCGCTATTCGAGAAAGCCAAAGCAGCCGGGGCAAAGATCATTCACGAGCCAGTTGACCAGGATTACGGCAACCGCGAATTCCTGGTTGCCGACCCTGAAGGGAATCTGTGGTCGTTTGGTGCTTACCGCGGTGAACCGCGTAAGTAA